A part of Thermus thermamylovorans genomic DNA contains:
- a CDS encoding FAD-dependent oxidoreductase gives MGAYQVLIVGAGFAGSEAAYRLAREGVRVGLLTQSLDSVMMPFLPPRPPFPEGSLLERAYDPADERLWAFHARAKYLLEAERNLHLFQATATGLLLEGHGVVGVSTWEGPPVRAERVVLAVGSFLGARLRIGEVEEEAGRLSEASYPDLFQHLLALGFRFLEREGEVPETPTTPGYRVRYRAFHPEEWEAATFRLLRLEGLYALGLCVREGDYALMSQEGLRLAEHLLHELG, from the coding sequence ATGGGCGCGTATCAGGTCCTCATCGTGGGGGCGGGCTTCGCGGGAAGCGAGGCCGCCTACCGCCTGGCGCGGGAAGGGGTGCGGGTGGGCCTCCTCACCCAGAGCCTGGACTCGGTGATGATGCCCTTTCTCCCCCCCAGGCCCCCTTTCCCGGAAGGAAGCCTCCTGGAAAGAGCCTACGACCCGGCGGACGAGCGGCTTTGGGCCTTCCACGCCCGGGCCAAGTACCTCCTGGAGGCCGAAAGGAACCTGCACCTTTTCCAGGCCACGGCCACGGGCCTGCTCCTGGAGGGCCATGGCGTGGTGGGGGTAAGCACCTGGGAAGGCCCCCCTGTGCGGGCCGAGCGGGTGGTGCTGGCGGTGGGGAGCTTCCTGGGGGCTAGGCTCCGCATTGGGGAGGTGGAGGAGGAGGCGGGAAGGCTTTCCGAGGCCAGCTACCCCGACCTCTTCCAGCACCTCCTGGCCCTGGGCTTCCGCTTCCTGGAGCGGGAGGGCGAGGTGCCCGAAACCCCCACCACCCCGGGCTACCGGGTGCGCTACCGCGCCTTCCACCCCGAGGAGTGGGAGGCGGCCACCTTCCGCCTCTTGCGTCTAGAAGGGCTCTACGCCCTGGGGCTTTGCGTGCGGGAGGGGGACTACGCCCTCATGAGCCAGGAGGGCCTGCGCCTGGCGGAGCACCTTCTCCATGAGCTTGGGTAG